The genomic interval atatatatatgtatataatattcttttaATTCACATGTAGATTAGAATAACaccattttatttatctaaataGGAGTGAAGCTAAAGTGTTGCGCCATTTTCCTTTAATACCAAGATTACAACGATTATTTATGTCATCAAAAACATCTGATTTTATGACTTGGCATCATAAAAAAGATCATAGAAATGACGATTGTATGAGACACCCTAGAGATTCTCCAGCATGGATGACTTTTGATCTCAAACATAAAGATTTTGCTGCAGATCCTCGAAATGTTAGACTTGGGCTAGCTTCTGATGGAATGAATCCTTTTAAGACATTAAGTGTAAGTCATAGTACATGGCCAGTTATTTTGATACCATAGAATCTTCCTCCATGGATGTGCATGAAACAACCAAATTTTATTATGTCTTTGCTCATACCTGGTCCAGAAGCACCTGGAAATAATATTGATGTATATTTGGAGCCATTGATTGAAGAGTTAAAGGATCTGTGGGAAATTGGAGTTGACACTTTTGATGCATCTACAAAGAAAAACTTTAATTTGCGAGCATCACTATTATGGACTATTAGTGATTTTCCAGCATATGCTAACTTATCAGGATGGAGTACAAAAGGAAAATATGCATGCCCATGTTGTCATGAAGATACTTATTCTTTGTGGTTGAAGCACAGTAAAAAGCATTGTTATATGGGTCATCGTCGTTGGTTAGAAAATAATCACTCATTTAGAAACGATGAAAAGTCTTTTGATGGCACAAAAGAGAAAAGAATGGCTCCAACACCATTATCTGGTTCTATGATATTGGATATGCTAGAAGGCTACGAAATTAAATTTGGAAAGAAAGTTAATAATTCTCAATTGCCATATGGTTGGAAGAAAATGagtatattttttgaattaccGTATTGGAAGGATAATTTATTAAGACACAATCTTGATGTgatgcatattgaaaaaaatgtatGCGAAAGTTTAGTTGGAACTTTATTGAGTTTAGATATAAAAAACAAAGACAATTTGAATGCGCGTCTTGATCTAAAGTTTATGGGTATTAGATTTGAACTTCATCCAAAGGAGAGCGAATATAAGAGAACTGTCATACCGTCTGCTTGTTTTACATTAAGCAAATATGAAAAAATTGTCTTCTGTCAATTTCTAGAGAAAATTAAGGTCCCATATGGATATGCTGCCAATATTTCTAGATGTGTTAATGTGATACAACAAAAAATTCATGGGCTCAAAAGTCATGATTTTCATATTATTATGACTCAATTACTACCACTAGCATTGAGAGGAATATCAAGTTCACGTGTTCGTCTACATATAACTGCTTTAAGTAATTATTTTCGCATGATGTATTCAAAAGTTGCTCAACCACAAGATTTTATGCAACTTGAACAAGAAATATCAGTCACTCTTTGTaatcttgaaaaattattccCTCCGTCATTTTTTGATATAATGGTTCATTTGGTGATACACTTAGCTTATGAGGCGAGAATTGCTGGACCATCAGTTTATCATTGCATGTATCCTATTGAAAGGTAAAAtctgaattaatttttatattattaaatttgaaaatgttctaatttttttttttctaatgttCATATGAATAATTATAGGTACTTGTCTAAGTTGAAATCATACGTTCGAAACAGAAGCAAACCAGAAGGTTGTATTGCTGAAGGATATTTAGCTGatgaatgtttgacattttgcTCAAGATACATGGAAGGCGTGGAGACAAAGTTTAATCGCAAGCCTAGAAATTACAGTAATTTGGAAGTCAATGAAAATTTGCTTCCTATTTTCCAAATGACGGGCCGAAATTTGGGAAAAAAGTATATTAAGAGTTTAAATGAGGATACTAAAGTTAAGGCACATCGATATGTGCTATTTAATTGCAATGTCGTGGACTCATTCATTGAGTAAGTATATTATTTGTTATACctctaataataaatttttttttataatatcacATATAGATATGTGTATAATACTAATTCATTTTGTAGGGAACATCGTAATATTATTGCACAACAAAATTCTCGTCAAAGAGCAATGACTATAGATCGGATTCATAGTCAGTCATTTCCATCATggtttggaaaaaaggtaagatttttttcaatattatcataatttttttaacttaataaaTTCATTTACGCATTAAGTGTAGCTATTTGTTTTTGTTAAATCAGGTAGAAGAATTATATGATAACGGAGATAATCGAATTTCTGACGATTTACATTATTTAGCTAAAGGACCAAACAATGTtttcattaaattcaaaaaatatgtaataaatgGTTTCAAATTCCACACAAAAGCAGTTGAGAAGAagttaaaaactcaaaatagtgGAGTTATTATGACTGCCAAGACTCAAAGTTTTGCAAGTAGTAGTGATCCAAATCCTGTTTTTGGAGATGTTACATTTTATGGGGTATTAACTGATATTATAGAGCTAGATTATTCTTCGGGAAATCGCGTTGTGTTATTTAAGTGTGATTGGATTTCCAGAAGtggaattaaaaaagaaaaagattgcACAAGAGTCAACCTTTCAAAATTGATGCGTGAAGATGAGCCATTCATACTAGCATCTCAAGCTGAACAAGTAATGTATGTGGAAGACCTCAAACACATAGGATGGCATGTTGCtgtaaaaataaatcctagagaTTATTATAATATGAGCGTGCACTCACACGATGAGAATGTAGAATCTTATTTGCAAAGTGAAATGTGTAGTACAAATTTTGATGTTGAGGATGGAGATATCAATTTGATAAGGAATGATATTGAAGACATAGCTATCGATACATTGGTGTCAATTGGTACAAATGACATGGGTGAAGAAGAACCTTAGTgattattgtaatttttttttttattttctcttaataATTATTGACAGATTATTTCaacttttttattcaaaaaaaatttattatgatCCTATGGTATTATTCATTACTTAGTTTTTCCAACATCAAATAAATTAGGTTATATAtaacatttcaaattttattataaatatttgaaataaatacaaattttaataataattataaactaaaaaaaaatttattaaacaaaatatatttgaaaTCGTGTTGTTATGTTATAGTAATACTTTTAAAATGCCATTAAATCTATTATTTTGTGTCATTTTTACAAatgttattattaaaatattctagtgacatttttaaaatgatatttatatttattatgtgtaaatatttataaatatttataaatatcatttttataaatatttattattttgtaaaaaaaaaatatatttacaaaatagTAACATTTTTTGTCAAATGCCACTAAATATACTTATAgtcacattttttaaaaaatgtcacaaattaaaatgttatttattctTACTAAAGTGACATTTTTTACCAAATGTCATTAAATTACTGAAACATTTATTAAAAATGTTACTAATTGTCATTAAAATCAAGTTATactcacatttatttaaaatgttaCTAAAATTTATTTCTAGTAACATTTTAAAAATGTTATTGAAAATTAAGTTTAGAAAGTAGAATACAtttagttacatttttttttgctaaatgtcattaaattattatttttataacattTTTTAGCAAATGTCACAAAATTAAATGTCACCTATATCCAATATTGTTGTAGTGTACataattaaagataaaataattaatatcgcATTAATTATGGACACGGTATGAATAGCTATGGCTGCGATCAACATACCATAGATAGTCAATATCCCATGGACTAGGCTTCATAGAGTGTTCATATTCATTGTGATCCTTTATGTTATTTCCAGCCTATCTCATAATAATACAGACTCGttgactaaggctcattaacgtcCCAACCACATAAAAACTCCGAGTGTTCTCTTCCTATTTCATTCTTTTAAACGTATTTTCTTTAgctctaatattaaataattcattttcaaaaatttcgaTAAATATTtttgtgctttcattgagagctaaaAAAaacagtgataccatccatgaTTACAATTAGTAATTATGGTACTCACCCAAACCCAATCTGGTATTATACTGACCCTAAGAAGGGTGACGATGGTCCCAATGCTAAGATGTGAGATGCAAAAGATCCAACTGAAACTTTAAAGAAGGCCGCCCAAAATGAACAACAAAAGAAATCAAAATCTGTAAGCCaatctcaaaagaaaaaaataggaACTCATGCTTCAAAGCAAGGTGACCAAACTAATTCTAGAGGTAGAGATACACAGTTTGATAAGACTAATGCTGAAGCCAAGAAGCCTTTTACTCAGAAGGGTAAAAATCATTGTGATAATTCTATTAGTCGAAGTGATGATGCTGAAGAAGTGCATCCGTCATCACATAAAAAAAAGTGGAAGTCTTTCCACAAATTTTCTGTAAACAaggttcaattatgatcaatGGTATGTCTAACTGCTCTAAGGAGTCTCTTctagagtaccgttttcatcacgatTATCATTTTAAATTATCAATACTTTATGACATTAACGTACCTCCATGAGTATCTCTAGATTTAACTTCTCCAGGACAAATCAAATGAATATATTAATAGCTTCTACATTATTCATTTATGCTTCATACTATATTTTTGGACTCATTCTAACTCATTATTACTCATTTGTgccatttttaaaatttttgaccTGAAAATATTATGTTGGCATTATTCTTCCGCTTGAATTGCTAGagactagcaataagctagttggggATTGTGATAAATGCTTAAATCTATACATTTTAAGCCTTTAAttatagagataaaatttatataaattaaatattttttatgttttaatgttaaatttattttgttttgaaatatttaatttattctaatttttgtgttattttttagaTTTGAGCAAAGtggtaaaaaaatatcaaatccATATACAAAAGAGCCCAATCAAATTAACGCTCAATTTCATTTGGAGCAAAAAGTTTGGAGGAAAATGTTGAGAACTCAAAAGTGTGTATTCAGTTAACACTTTTGTGTATCCGGTTGAAATTAGAGCAAATGACTTCAAACATCATTGTTTCCAATCAATTCTATGGGCTCTTATTTTATTCTTCTCTCCAACAAAGTCTTCAAGCCtgataactctatgaaaatagagttatttatatatttttgggcattaaattaactttgttctcaagtatttttagtttattttagtgacttttatttggttttatttagttttgcataaatagtaattttagtattttttattaatttttaattaattttgtaatattttatcaattttatttagtttcccATTTTATAAGTTTTAATCTCAAtgttgtgttttttattttgtaaaaagttTAAATGCATATTTTGGGCTTGTCACATTAGTTTAAATGAAGAGTATTAATGTTCACGGATGGACTCACTAATGACCACCAATATTTAATGTAAAGTGAAATAGACTCAAAGCCCAAACATTTTACACTTGAGTGGCTATATTTATCGGGCTTTTACTTCACTAGTTGAAagtcaaaagaaagaaagattgggccaaaaaaaaaaacagaaagagaaaagaaaatcaaGTGAGGGCTTGTTTTGGAAAAAAAGAtagaaatgagaaaaaaaaaaaaaaaaaaaaaaaaaaaaaaaaaagaaagacatCCTATACATGATGAATTGAAAAGGCTCAGGGGACGTGATACGAATTGAGAAGAGGCGGCTGCTACAGAGCTTCACACCAAAGATAAAAATGacgaaaaagaagaaaaagaaaaagagagagagttttatttagggttttaatttagCATTTTTATGTTGGAGATTGGCAaatattcaaaggaagaagaagaagattttgGCAAGAAAAAGCTTGGAGTAATGTGACAACTCCAATAtgggtttttcttttcctctttctcttattttaaactttgtaatttttgcacattccattatgagttaatttttattttgctagaattattttgtggacttaaattgtgatttggtattttattgctatgtttagtgaattggttttgttcattcaagagtgtttattgtgcaattccttacttttgcttgatcaacattagtaagtagtagctaatcttgattttggaaaaaatagggttagtggaattgcttgaatgatgcatgaatatcaACTTGGAAAAGTGTGATTTGTAAATAGCATAGGAATGTGTTATTTACCTTGTATGACTTGAAGAAATTGTGCTTAAATtggtattcttaaaattaattgggcataggaatatgttaattaattagagaatcaaaccataaacactttggaaaaaagattatgacattttaaattcctagttgacattatcaatttacaacaatactcattagcaccattatatcaactttgcatttttaggctaatttaataattctagcttgttttgttcatagtttgtgtttgttaattttttacatattctcatcactttatgttatttttgttgaaaccaatttgtgagtaattagttttataaattaattttcaattttcaatccctgtggagacgatactcgatttatcactttattacttgttacgattgcgcatacaattttcacaacaagtttttggcgccgttgccagGGATTGATTTAGTGAAATTCTATTTTTGGAACTTAATTACTAtcaatttggttttttttttagtttttcttttgttcattctatttttcttgttctattTACGCTTTGTTTGTcttgtttttgtttcttttgCAAGGTCTTGAGATGTCTCATTTACAAGTCCTTGTGAATTTTGTTCAACATGACTTGGAGCCCTTGTATGAAGCATGGTGGAGATACAAGGCACTCCTAATGAGGTTTCCATATCATGGTTTGTCCAATGAATGTCAACTAGAAAACTTCCTAAATGGGTTGAATCCAAGCACACGAAAATTTGTAGAAAGAGGAAATAGTACCACCAATTTCTACCAACTATCAATCGATGAAGCCTATTGGATGTTGGAAGACATGGCGGAGTACAATGAGTTGTGTTGTAATTGTCCACACAAAGACCATGTTTGGGAGGACAACTAAAATAATTTGGAGCCAAATTTTGACACTTACACTCAAGGACCAAATGATGAGATTTTATAAGATTTACAAGAGTTCAACATAGAAGAAGATCTTCATCAAATGGCTCAATCAAGCTCATTTGAGGTATTGATGATGGAGTTCATGGCGAAAAATGATGCCTCAATTCAAAGCCAAGCTTCATCCTTGAGGAAATTGGAGAACCAATTTGAGCTTTTGGTGAATGAGTTGCGTGATAAATCTCATGAAACTTTGGGTATTGATATGGAAAATTCAAGGGAGAAAGAAGAAAGTGAAAATGTCATTTTGAGGAGTGGTAATGAGTTAGAGATACTTGGGGAAAATTTTGAGCAATTACAAGAGCTCACTTCAATCCAAAGTAgtgaaaaaaaagataaggaagCAAGCATTCCAAGTTGGTCAACATTTATTGCTGCTGATAATGCTGTAGCATTATCACAGCAAAACTGCcaagtttttgaaaaaattcagcaagaaCATTTTTGCATTTCTCAAGTCAAAGAACTCATGGTAATGGAATACTATGTTTATAAAGATCCTTTTTGGCCATTACCTCATCTTCCACCATTAGCATGGTACCTTGACATCCATCATGAGAATTTATCGAATTCAAGTCAAGTTCAGCATTTGGGCTATTCAATTCCATATCTCGCCAAGCTTGAGGGCATCCACGACAAAGACCCATTTGTGAGGGCATATGCCACTCTCTATGGGCGAAAGCCGCTCTTTGATGAGTGCTTCTCAAAAAGTCAAGCCGATGACTTTAAATCAAGCGCttcttgggaggcaacccaagctttctaaactttatctttgttttgttttaaattcaATAAACATGCAATGTTAAATGGTTTTGACAATTGCATTGTAGTTTGtttttcctctctttcttttcttcttctctcttgtaGGTGCAAGCATAAAATCAAGTGGAATTGGACGCACTTATGGAGGTTGACACTAGCAAGTTTGCACATCATTGACTAGGGGAGTTCTTTAactcttctttatttatttttaaacttgcTCACACATATTTGAGAATTTTGTGCTTAACATGTTTtgggaaattaaatatttttttttcttttattttgcttgtttgaaaaaaaaaaaaattgaggcaTATGTGCTTTGGTTTGGTGATTTTCCACATTCTAATGCATGATTGATAGTGTGCATAGCTTgttaaaaaatgtaaatattgctTGAGCTTGTGACTAATTCTTGTGCTAGTTTTATTTTGATTGAGATATGTTCAATTTTGAGCATAAATGCCTTGATTTTTTTAAGTGTGTGATTTGGTGAAAGTTTGTgtaaatatgtgattttataaTCTCGCAAGTCTTAGAATTTGTTTGATTCTctcttgaggcgaaatcctagaCTACACTTAACCAAAAACATAATTTAGGTCATCTTTGAACCGTTTGAGCCTTTTGAGCCAACCATGATATCATTTTATCCCTAGTCACCCTCTTTGAGCATAATTGAtccctttattttattatttttttttttttactacatCTAAGCCTAGCCAAATACAAATATTTCCACCATATACCCGTTGAGCACcttattattttaagattttGTTTGTTGTGTCATGAAGGGGATGGGAGGAGTAAAATTTTGATTGAGTGGTAATTGGGTGAGTGTTTTCATTGTGTCATTTTATTATTCTCACCATTGGGGATAATGTTGAATTTTAAGTTGGGGGAGAGTTACCATATTTTGTGTATATTgccattattatatttgtagtgttagttattttttttttttttaaaaaaaaaagaagaatgtttaaaattaagtttggggtgtgtcacccctagaaaaaaaaaaaaaaaaaagggtgttcaaacttaagtttggggtgtgccaccccttgaaaaaaagtgtgtttaaaattaagtttggagtgtgccaccccttgcaaaaaaaaaaaaaaaaaacaggatTTTTTTTAGAAGCTTGAAGTCCCAGGTGTTATAGCATTGCTTCAGCATTCTAGAGCAGAGacacagaaaaaaaaatgctatgCTAAGACATTGCTATAACTCCTGGGAGCACattattattgaaaattttGGGGCAATAAATAATGGCAATATTAATACTCAAATTTTTTGTGGGATATTCTTTGAGGAAGTAAGTGTGAGGTCTCATTTTGGTCTTAAGAAAATTAAGGTGCTTTTAGGTGATTTGAGCCCAAAATGACTTCTCTTAACCACCTTCACCTAAGCCTTACATTACAAGCTTAAAAAAGTCCTTTTGATCTTTGGTTTTGTGTTtgtctacattagtggagagagagatgaaaaaCAAACCTATGAGAATTTGTCACTTTAGAGATTTTGTGCttaatttatatttacataaattgATCTAAATTGCAAGTAATATTTTCATAAAAGGCCTTTCACACACATACTTGGAGTAATCAAAATTGGAATGAAACTTGTTCTTGAATTTTTCACAATCATTGGACaatccttttatttttctttaagctATGTTCACTAATCAATCTTTAAGGGAAATTTCGAGATCACCAACTTTAGTGTCATATTGCCTATTGTTTTACTTtgattattatttcttttctttttgcttGGGGACAagcaaagttttaagtttggggtgtgataactctatgaaaatagagttatttatatatttttgggcattaaattagttttgttctcaagtatttttagtttattttagtggcttttatttggttttatttagttttgcataaatagtaattttagtattttttattaatttttaattaattttgtaatattttatcaattttatttagtttcccATTTTATAAGTTTTAATCTCAAtg from Cannabis sativa cultivar Pink pepper isolate KNU-18-1 chromosome 4, ASM2916894v1, whole genome shotgun sequence carries:
- the LOC115695593 gene encoding uncharacterized protein LOC115695593, yielding MSLLIPGPEAPGNNIDVYLEPLIEELKDLWEIGVDTFDASTKKNFNLRASLLWTISDFPAYANLSGWSTKGKYACPCCHEDTYSLWLKHSKKHCYMGHRRWLENNHSFRNDEKSFDGTKEKRMAPTPLSGSMILDMLEGYEIKFGKKVNNSQLPYGWKKMSIFFELPYWKDNLLRHNLDVMHIEKNVCESLVGTLLSLDIKNKDNLNARLDLKFMGIRFELHPKESEYKRTVIPSACFTLSKYEKIVFCQFLEKIKVPYGYAANISRCVNVIQQKIHGLKSHDFHIIMTQLLPLALRGISSSRVRLHITALSNYFRMMYSKVAQPQDFMQLEQEISVTLCNLEKLFPPSFFDIMVHLVIHLAYEARIAGPSVYHCMYPIERYLSKLKSYVRNRSKPEGCIAEGYLADECLTFCSRYMEGVETKFNRKPRNYSNLEVNENLLPIFQMTGRNLGKKYIKSLNEDTKVKAHRYVLFNCNVVDSFIEEHRNIIAQQNSRQRAMTIDRIHSQSFPSWFGKKVEELYDNGDNRISDDLHYLAKGPNNVFIKFKKYVINGFKFHTKAVEKKLKTQNSGVIMTAKTQSFASSSDPNPVFGDVTFYGVLTDIIELDYSSGNRVVLFKCDWISRSGIKKEKDCTRVNLSKLMREDEPFILASQAEQVMYVEDLKHIGWHVAVKINPRDYYNMSVHSHDENVESYLQSEMCSTNFDVEDGDINLIRNDIEDIAIDTLVSIGTNDMGEEEP